The following are encoded together in the Gordonia insulae genome:
- a CDS encoding EamA/RhaT family transporter, with amino-acid sequence MTTGIIIAVIGSFAFAAAAVLQALGADQVAQRAAVREERRKSSKSHPSLRSTVATMLTVPFLVGFVFDIIGFVSTIMSARLIPLFLSQTIISARLVATALLAMVVLHVRLTMRDWIAGTVVIASLVLLAVSAGREGVDDDRWMHWAVLVAGPLLFGLGIVVMRVMHKHLAAAVGLIAGAVFGVMAVASRILDGLDPFSAGALFTDPALYALLFSGIGGFYLFTVALQTGSVNGAAAALVVGQTVLPGAVGIIFLGDVTRAGWGPVAIVAFAAAVLGGVVLASSTAVTAVESADATNLPRGYGHPPREIDRRKAERQL; translated from the coding sequence AGGCGCTGGGAGCCGATCAGGTGGCGCAGCGCGCTGCGGTCCGGGAGGAACGCCGGAAATCGTCGAAATCCCATCCGTCGCTGCGGTCCACGGTTGCGACCATGCTGACCGTCCCGTTCCTCGTCGGCTTCGTGTTCGACATCATCGGCTTCGTCTCGACCATCATGTCGGCGCGGCTGATCCCACTGTTCTTGTCGCAGACCATCATCTCGGCCCGGCTGGTGGCCACGGCGCTGCTGGCGATGGTCGTGCTGCACGTCCGGCTGACGATGCGCGACTGGATCGCCGGCACGGTCGTCATCGCGTCGCTGGTCTTGCTGGCGGTGTCGGCGGGGCGTGAGGGCGTGGACGACGACCGCTGGATGCACTGGGCCGTGTTGGTGGCCGGCCCGCTGCTGTTCGGCCTGGGCATCGTGGTGATGCGGGTGATGCACAAGCACCTCGCCGCTGCCGTCGGGCTGATCGCGGGCGCGGTCTTCGGCGTGATGGCCGTGGCGTCGCGGATTCTCGACGGTCTCGACCCGTTCTCGGCCGGCGCGCTGTTCACCGATCCGGCGCTGTATGCCCTGTTGTTCAGCGGGATCGGCGGCTTTTACCTGTTCACTGTCGCGCTGCAGACCGGCTCGGTCAACGGTGCGGCGGCGGCACTCGTCGTCGGGCAGACGGTGCTGCCGGGGGCGGTGGGCATCATCTTCCTCGGCGACGTGACGCGCGCCGGGTGGGGGCCCGTCGCGATCGTCGCGTTCGCCGCAGCCGTGCTGGGTGGTGTGGTGCTGGCATCGTCCACCGCGGTCACCGCGGTGGAGTCCGCCGACGCCACCAATCTGCCACGCGGGTATGGGCATCCGCCGCGGGAGATCGATCGGCGAAAGGCCGAGAGGCAGCTGTGA